The Deinococcus malanensis genomic sequence CTGGCCGCCACCTGGGAAGGCATCCGCGCGGCCGAAGTGCTCGAACGCGAAGGCATCCGCTGCAACCTCACGCTGGTGTTCAGCCTAGAGCAGGCCATCGCGTGCGCGCAGGCGGGAGCGTTCCTGATCTCGCCGTTCGTGGGCCGCATCACCGACTGGTACAAGAAGGCCGAAGGGAAGGAGAGCTACCCGGTAGATGAAGACCCGGGCGTGCGCAGCGTCCGTACCATCTACACGCACTTCAAAACGCACGGGTACCGCACGGTGGTGATGGGCGCCTCGTTCCGGAGTGCCGCGCAGGTCGAAGCGCTCGCGGGATGCGACCGCCTCACTGTGAGTCCCACGCTGCTGGCGGAACTCGACGCGGACCAGGGCCCACTGGACCGGCAGCTCAGTGCACCCACGCAGCGAACCGAGGACGCGCAGGAACCACTCACCGAAGCCGCGTTCCGCTGGGCGCTGGTAGACAACCAGATGGCCGGTGAAAAACTCACCGAAGGAATCCGGCAGTTCCACCAGGATTACGTCCGCTTGCACACCGACATCGCCGCGCAACTCAAGGCGCACGCCGCTCCGGGAGTCGTGCCTGCCGGCTGACCTCTCGTGACACCGTGGGCTGATGGGACAGGTCCCATCAGCCCACTGCATGTCCAGGAAACCCTGTGTCCGACGTTCACCCGCAGGAGGGTGCTGGCGAGGCTGCTGGCGAGAGTAAGGAGGAACGTCCGTTCCGCTTCGGTAATGTCGTGATGCTCGAGGAAGCCGAGGGTGAGGACCCCGAGGGTCC encodes the following:
- the tal gene encoding transaldolase, with the translated sequence MTSKLEQLRTHSVVVADTGDLTAIAQFRPRDCTTNPSLILKAAQQPESANLVREVVAQSARDGDDIEVVLDKLAVRIGVELTRLVPGDVSTEVDAQLSFDTDAMIIKARSLIALYEAQGVGRDRVLIKLAATWEGIRAAEVLEREGIRCNLTLVFSLEQAIACAQAGAFLISPFVGRITDWYKKAEGKESYPVDEDPGVRSVRTIYTHFKTHGYRTVVMGASFRSAAQVEALAGCDRLTVSPTLLAELDADQGPLDRQLSAPTQRTEDAQEPLTEAAFRWALVDNQMAGEKLTEGIRQFHQDYVRLHTDIAAQLKAHAAPGVVPAG